GCCTTCTTCGCCCGCTCGGCGGAAAGCGGGTTGCTGCTGTTCGCGCTGATGGGGCTGACCCAAGGCGGCACCTACGCCCCCTCCATCATGCTGGTGGCGCAGGGTGTACCGGCGGCGCGGCGCGGCGCGGCGGTGGGCTGGCTGTTGGCGGCCGGGTCACTCGGCTATTTCGCCTCCATCGCGCTCGCCGCCGGGCTGGCGGAGCGCATGGGCTACGAGGCCGCCTTCATCGCCTGCGGCCTGGGACCGCTGCTGGCGGCGCTGCTCGCCACGCCGGGGCTGCATGGCCGGCCCAATCTGGTTGCGGGCGGATCGACGCGGCGGCTGCGCGGCGCCTTCCGTTTCCTGGCCGACCGCCGTTCCTTCCTGCTGACCGCCGGCTACACAGCCCATTGCTGGGAGCTGCTCGGCATGTGGGCCTGGCTGCCCGCCTTCCTCAGCGCAAGTCTGGCTGGATCGGGTGGGGCCGGCGTGCGCGGTCTGTGGATCGCTGGGGCCATCCATCTCTCGGGCTTCCTGTCCTCGCTGCTGATGGGGCGCGCATCGGACCGGCTGGGCCGGCGACTGGTGCTGGTGGCGATGGGCGTGCTGGGAGCCGCCTGCTCCGTCTCCATCGGCTGGATGGACGGAATGCCGCTGGCGCTGGTGCTGGCGGTGGCGGCGCTTTACGGATTTTCCGCGCTTGGCGATTCACCCGTGCTGTCGACGGCGATGACCGAATCGGTCGAGCCGGGCAGCCTGGGGGCGGCACTCGCCGTGCGCTCCATCCTGGGTTTCGGCGCCGGCGGTGCAGCCCCTCTGGCGGTCGGTCTGGTGCTGGATCATGCCGGTGGGGCCGGCGGCTCCGGATGGGGATGGGGTTTCGCGCTTCTCGGCGTCGGCGGCGGGTTGGCGACCGTCTGCGCCCTTCTTCTTCCCGCCGACCGTCCTGACCGGAGCTGAAAATCATGGTTTCCACCGCTGGGTCCGCCATCACCGTGCGGGCGTCCGCCGATGCCGATATTCCCGCCATCACCGCGCTCTATGCCCGCCACGTGCTGCACGGCACCGCCTCCTTCGAGGAGGTTCCGCCGGACGAGGCGGAGATGGCCCGCCGCCGTGCCGACATCCTGGGACGCGGCCTGCCCTATCTGGTGGCGGAGTGCGACGGGCGGCTGGCCGGCTACGCCTATGCCGGTCCCTACCGCACCCGCAGCGCCTACCGTTTCACGCTGGAGAATTCCGTCTATGTCGCCGACGGCATGGGCCGGCGCGGCATCGGCCGGGCGCTGATGATCCCGCTGATCGAGATGTGCGAGGCGGCCGGCTACCGCCGGATGATCGCGGCGATCGGCGATAGCGCCAACCACGGTTCCATCGGCCTGCACAGCGCCTGTGGCTTCCGTCCCGTCGGCATCCTGCCGGCGGTCGGCTTCAAGTTCGGCCGCTGGCTGGACGGCGTGCTGATGGAACGCCCGCTTGGCGACGGCGGCGAAACCCCGCCGGTCGGCTGACCCGAATCATTTGGCCCGCATCATTCTCACCGGGATCAGTCCGCCCCAAGCAGCTCGTCCGGGCGCGGGCTTGGCGCCGTCGCCATCGGCACCGTCCGCGGCAACTCCACCGAGGGCAATTGCCAGTCCACCGGCACCGCCGATCCCGGCGTCGGCCGGTACTGGTCCAGCACCGCCAGCAGGGTCAGCAGCGTCAGGGCCAGCACCACCACCAGCAGCCGGCGGTCGACCCCGTCCATCAGGCCTTTCCCGTCATGTCCGGCCTTCTTGGGTCCGGCATTGTCGCGATCCAGCAGGGCCATGCTTCGTCCTTCCCCTCCTGTCGGCCTCGTCGTCAGGAACAAGCTTGATCGATGCGGCGGATCGTCACAATGCGGCTTTGCCACAGCCTGCCT
The sequence above is a segment of the Azospirillum sp. TSH100 genome. Coding sequences within it:
- a CDS encoding GNAT family N-acetyltransferase; this translates as MVSTAGSAITVRASADADIPAITALYARHVLHGTASFEEVPPDEAEMARRRADILGRGLPYLVAECDGRLAGYAYAGPYRTRSAYRFTLENSVYVADGMGRRGIGRALMIPLIEMCEAAGYRRMIAAIGDSANHGSIGLHSACGFRPVGILPAVGFKFGRWLDGVLMERPLGDGGETPPVG
- a CDS encoding MFS transporter yields the protein MTTAAITTPAPAPRPIWLVLLCASRFATSLSFMVYAGALGPAMQAWGMSAGEAGSIQTAFNVGYALSLVGSSWFADSLGAKRVFLWASWATALTGIAFAFFARSAESGLLLFALMGLTQGGTYAPSIMLVAQGVPAARRGAAVGWLLAAGSLGYFASIALAAGLAERMGYEAAFIACGLGPLLAALLATPGLHGRPNLVAGGSTRRLRGAFRFLADRRSFLLTAGYTAHCWELLGMWAWLPAFLSASLAGSGGAGVRGLWIAGAIHLSGFLSSLLMGRASDRLGRRLVLVAMGVLGAACSVSIGWMDGMPLALVLAVAALYGFSALGDSPVLSTAMTESVEPGSLGAALAVRSILGFGAGGAAPLAVGLVLDHAGGAGGSGWGWGFALLGVGGGLATVCALLLPADRPDRS